The following proteins are co-located in the Pyricularia oryzae 70-15 chromosome 1, whole genome shotgun sequence genome:
- a CDS encoding nitrate transporter, with protein MGINVKFSDLYRAPEVNPITRKARSIPALNVINMYGRVFFFSWFGFMIAFWAWYTFPPLLTVTIRKDLNLTAAEVANSNIVSLVATLFVRMVAGPLCDLWGSRVVFGGVLLVGAIPLGLAPLIQNATGLYVSRFFIGILGGAFVPCQVWSTGFFDKNVVGTANALTGGFGNAGGGITYFIMPAVFDSFVHRMGYTPGQAWRLTFVVPLVMIIVTGVSLLLLCPDTPTGKWSERHMHAQQMVGQASTTDATNQDKIVDVPGSITDKGPNASNSSEGNSFVEEKEKTRKEKDEQVGELLDAEAGRVIKSDDAAVQNTDTIAKPTFGESLRVMASPQTLVHVLTYFCSFGGELAINAILSSYYLKNFPELGQTGASNYAAIFGFLNFITRPLGGVVSDLLYNAAGSGPRGLWLKKGWIHVCGIATGALLILIGQLNPHHQPTMLGLVIFMAFFHEAGNGANFALIPHVHPHANGLVSGITGAGGNLGGVVFAVVFRFVGGGTGYATGFWIIGIVHIAINIAMAWIKPLPKGQIGGY; from the exons ATGGGTATCAACGTCAAATTTTCGGACCTATACCGGGCTCCTGAGGTCAACCCGATCACCAGGAAAGCCCGGTCGATACCTGCCCTCAATGTAATCAACATGTATGGTCGGGTATTTTTCTTCTCATGGTTTGGCTTCATGATAGCCTTCTGGGCCTGGTACACATTTCCACCTCTT TTGACCGTCACGATACGAAAAGACCTCAACCTCACGGCTGCCGAGGTCGCCAACTCCAACATTGTCTCCCTGGTCGCAACCCTCTTCGTCCGCATGGTTGCAGGCCCGCTATGTGATCTCTGGGGCTCCCGAGTCGTTTTCGGCGGCGTCCTCCTGGTTGGTGCCATCCCTCTGGGCCTCGCTCCTCTCATCCAGAACGCAACGGGCCTCTACGTGAGCCGCTTCTTCATCGGCATTTTGGGTGGCGCCTTCGTTCCCTGCCAGGTCTGGTCGACTGGATTTTTCGACAAAAACGTCGTCGGGACCGCCAATGCCCTGACTGGTGGCTTTGGTAACGCCGGCGGTGGCATCACCTACTTCATCATGCCTGCCGTCTTTGACAGCTTCGTTCACAGGATGGGCTACACCCCTGGCCAGGCCTGGAGGCTTACCTTTGTGGTGCCCTTAGTGATGATCATCGTCACTGGCGTCAGCTTGTTGCTTCTGTGTCCCGACACGCCCACGGGTAAGTGGAGCGAGAGGCATATGCACGCGCAGCAGATGGTGGGCCAGGCCAGCACCACCGACGCCACAAACCAAGACAAGATCGTCGATGTTCCCGGATCCATCACCGACAAGGGCCCGAACGCGTCAAACTCGTCGGAAGGAAACAGCTTTGTGGAAGAGAAGGAGAAGACAAGGAAGGAAAAGGACGAGCAGGTCGGAGAGCTGTTGGACGCAGAGGCTGGGCGAGTGATCAAGAGCGACGACGCTGCGGTCCAGAACACCGACACCATCGCCAAGCCGACGTTTGGCGAGTCCCTCCGCGTGATGGCATCCCCGCAGACGCTCGTGCACGTTTTGACTTACTTCTGCTCCTTTGGCGGCGAGCTGGCCATCAACGCGATCCTGTCGTCCTACTACCTCAAGAACTTCCCCGAGCTGGGCCAGACGGGCGCCAGCAACTACGCCGCCATCTTTGGCTTCCTCAACTTCATTACGCGACCCCTGGGCGGCGTCGTCTCCGACCTGCTGTACAACGCCGCCGGCAGCGGGCCCCGGGGCCTGTGGCTCAAGAAGGGCTGGATTCACGTCTGCGGCATCGCGACGGGCGCGCTGCTCATCCTCATCGGCCAGCTCAACCCGCACCACCAGCCGACCATGCTGGGGCTCGTCATCTTCATGGCCTTCTTCCACGAGGCCGGCAACGGCGCCAACTTTGCCCTGATCCCGCACGTCCACCCGCACGCCAACGGCCTCGTCTCGGGCATCACGGGCGCCGGAGGAAACCTGGGAGGTGTGGTGTTTGCCGTCGTGTTTAGgttcgtcggcggcggcaccggcTACGCTACCGGATTCTGGATCATTGGCATCGTGCACATCGCCATCAACATCGCCATGGCGTGGATCAAGCCGCTGCCCAAGGGGCAGATTGGTGGTTACTGA
- a CDS encoding stress responsive A/B barrel domain-containing protein, whose product MTIKHIVLFQFKADASPEAIQEVCSSMVALKDKCLHPESQAPYIKSMSGGKDNSPENLQNGIQYAFVAEFERSEDRDYYVAKDPAHQLFVKTAGQIIEKAIVVDYTIGVF is encoded by the exons ATGACCATCAAGCATATTGTATTGTTTCAATTCAAAGCCGATGCCAGCCCAGAAGCTATACAGGAA GTCTGCTCCAGCATGGTCGCATTGAAGGATAAGTGTCTGCATCCCGAGTCCCAGGCGCCGTACATCAAGTCCATGTCTGGGGGCAAGGACAACTCGCCGGAGAATCTCCAA AATGGCATCCAATATGCTTTTGTCGCTGAATTCGAGAGATCCGAGGACAGAGACTACTATGTGGCAAAGGATCCGGCGCATCAGCTTTTTGTGAAGACTGCTGGGCAGATAATTGAGAAAGCGATTGTCGTGGACTACACGATTGGAGTTTTCTAG
- a CDS encoding serine/threonine protein kinase: MGGESVASGSKVIPFFCREELRIIQNELAKAIKHRGQAHETGIGYEKKPFICASDLHRIWSENSKLKSLSDIIKKESGRDPGEDLSEDEIRCFSFCFHVSQPEWLGDNLSRLREDNVKLSIKETRFDKLLNTAESHISLEKEQKKFVQPHRLRLYEYELQKKYEVDSKTPLPLQFPTDTRASIAHGSFANVYFCHIPPEYVEMCSYAHYQAFKPVKPLAVAVKILDSSKEILINAEKEVLNLCYLRRAVGNRDCSISLAIAIVFHGDGKVPLLIFPFANRGNLREFLDEENAAVDRENCFENVSFDERFPKLGPWSCGENAESSQEQARYQKLSQLLLKQCLGLAEALRLLHVETTEAAESFRFVHMDIKPDNILICNHTSSDVGIWKLADFGISSTKSRGLTRQVNDDYFTEVFHSVVDLTVETIRKRNTGTHQAPEIHSSAREPQLGIMIGRSSDIWSFAAVSAEVLAFAVGGKKSVVSFRERRFTKNDADGAKIDPFWEKRTNSLPSIPEQSALQPVTGVPISSGIKSHLDSHYRNKYQVNKGVTSYLSDVEKSFPLSKPWVKFISEALQVAPRDRPRAHDMFLSVNEAFEQASGTQSTLSVNSPAGNLSHDRKWSNIALGEASSKNHKHEVAQDARLMCFAEYWMVYLADGTLRVRDIIILSGHRKHQDVELLAKSKTKHTVWTDIAAGGSYVVLYGYEQEKRSSFLKQNPKEPIMHTLLLGSDQMSDSLWKFHKSTQGFSEQIRKVAVSCHNCIALVQHRQLVLLAANHPNQSAIKLLGEQDGIRIHDVAFSQDGDYLYVSGTQPHCIVLVYNVVLDNNQRVGSKRLAAPIYKISDRAGSKFDMVRLLPPSFSQSCLVGTSRLQSLLIWQAGKGGNGELCLLSHEAYGKVIAAATHGRRILLLIQKRGLFQYDIDYKRTPSPQLRSESYLGSPRFKREPTENSIVRIRSLRDCVMVSVFYAKGDGESFSFWPPNSPFL, translated from the exons ATGGGGGGCGAATCAGTTGCTTCCGGGTCCAAAGTCATACCCTTCTTTTGTCGTGAAGAACTTCGGATTATTCAGAATGAGCTCGCGAAAGCTATCAAACACCGCGGCCAAGCTCACGAGACAGGAATAGGTTACGAGAAAAAGCCCTTCATCTGCGCCTCGGATCTGCATCGCATCTGGTCCGAGAACAGTAAACTAAAAAGCCTCTCCGACATTATCAAGAAGGAAAGTGGGCGAGACCCAGGAGAAGACCTCAGTGAAGATGAGATCcgatgcttttctttttgtttccacGTGAGCCAGCCGGAATGGTTGGGTGACAACCTCTCAAGGTTACGTGAAGACAACGTCAAGCTTTCGATAAAGGAAACCCGCTTTGACAAGCTTCTAAACACCGCAGAGAGTCACATCAGCCtcgaaaaagaacaaaagaagTTTGTACAACCTCACAGACTCCGACTATACGAATATGAACTGCAAAAAAAGTACGAAGTCGACAGCAAAACTCCGCTGCCACTCCAGTTTCCCACAGATACACGCGCCTCTATAGCGCATGGGTCCTTTGCAAATGTCTAC TTTTGCCACATACCTCCGGAGTACGTAGAAATGTGCTCATACGCCCATTATCAAGCCTTCAAACCG GTGAAGCCTCTTGCCGTCGCGGTCAAGATCCTAGACAGCTCGAAGGAAATACTTATAAACGCCGAAAAGGAGGTCTTGAACCTATGCTATCTCAGGCGTGCGGTCGGCAATCGAGATTGCTCAATATCACTAGCAATTGCCATTGTGTTTCATGGGGATGGGAAAGTTCCTCTACTAATATTCCCATTTGCCAACCGTGGGAACCTCCGCGAGTTTCTTGATGAAGAAAATGCTGCTGTTGATAGGGAGAACTGCTTCGAAAACGTGTCTTTTGATGAGCGGTTTCCCAAACTGGGGCCCTGGTCGTGTGGCGAGAACGCCGAGTCGTCCCAAGAGCAAGCGCGTTACCAAAAACTTTCACAATTGCTGCTGAAGCAATGCCTCGGTCTGGCAGAGGCGTTGCGCCTTCTTCATGTGGAAACAACCGAAGCGGCCGAGAGCTTCAGGTTTGTACACATGGACATCAAGCCGGACAACATCCTCATCTGCAATCATACAAGCAGTGATGTCGGAATATGGAAGCTGGCCGACTTCGGTATCTCGTCCACCAAGAGCCGCGGACTGACAAGGCAAGTCAATGATGACTACTTCACCGAGGTCTTCCACTCAGTAGTCGACCTCACGGTCGAAACAATCAGGAAACGAAATACCGGCACCCACCAGGCACCTGAAATCCACTCGTCGGCGAGAGAACCGCAGTTGGGCATTATGATTGGCCGGAGCAGTGACATATGGTCTTTCGCTGCCGTATCAGCCGAGGTGCTCGCCTTTGCAGTAGGAGGAAAGAAGTCCGTCGTCAGCTTCAGAGAAAGACGGTTCACTAAGAACGATGCTGATGGCGCAAAAATTGACCCGTTTTGGGAGAAAAGAACCAACTCGCTCCCGTCGATACCTGAGCAATCGGCTTTGCAACCCGTTACCGGTGTCCCCATCAGCAGCGGGATCAAGTCCCACCTGGACAGCCACTACAGAAACAAATACCAGGTCAACAAGGGCGTAACCAGCTATCTGAGCGACGTCGAGAAATCTTTTCCTCTGTCGAAACCATGGGTAAAGTTTATCTCTGAAGCACTTCAAGTGGCTCCAAGAGACAGGCCACGTGCACATGACATGTTTCTTTCTGTCAATGAAGCGTTTGAGCAGGCCTCAGGCACACAAAGCACACTGTCGGTGAACTCACCGGCAGGCAACTTGTCACATGACCGGAAGTGGTCCAATATCGCACTGGGGGAAGCCAGCAGCAAAAACCACAAGCACGAAGTGGCCCAAGATGCCCGGTTGATGTGCTTCGCAGAGTACTGGATGGTCTATTTAGCAGACGGAACTCTTCGTGTGCGCGATATAATAATACTGTCAGGCCATAGGAAGCATCAGGATGTCGAGCTGCTTGCAAAGTCTAAAACGAAGCATACAGTGTGGACCGACATCGCTGCAGGTGGAAGCTACGTTGTGCTCTATGGGTATGAGCAGGAGAAGAGGTCCTCATTCTTAAAGCAAAACCCCAAAGAACCAATA ATGCATACCCTGCTGCTTGGAAGTGATCAGATGAGCGACTCTCTTTGGAAATTCCATAAATCCACACAAGGGTTCTCTGAGCAAATCAGAAAGGTTGCTGTCTCCTGCCACAATTGTATTGCTCTCGTCCAGCATCGGCAGTTGGTCTTGCTTGCTGCAAACCATCCGAATCAATCAGCGATCAAATTATTGGGAGAGCAAGACGGGATACGCATCCACGATGTTGCGTTTAGCCAGGATGGTGACTACCTCTACGTGTCCGGAACACAGCCGCACTGCATTGTTCTAGTTTACAATGTGGTACTTGACAACAATCAGCGAGTCGGTAGTAAGCGATTGGCTGCACCCATATACAAGATT AGTGACCGGGCAGGTTCCAAGTTCGACATGGTGCGTCTGTTGCCGCCCAGCTTCTCTCAGAGCTGCCTTGTTGGCACATCCCGCCTCCAAAGCCTGCTCATATGGCAGGCGGGCAAGGGCGGGAACGGAGAGTTATGTCTCTTGAGCCATGAAGCCTACGGAAAGGTGATCGCTGCCGCAACCCACGGCCGCCGAATCCTGCTGTTGATTCAGAAAAGGGGCCTGTTCCAGTATGATATCGACTATAAAAGGACGCCCAGCCCGCAGCTCAGGAGCGAGTCTTACCTTGGAAGCCCCCGATTCAAGCGCGAGCCAACAGAGAATTCAATTGTGCGTATACGCAGCCTCAGAGATTGCGTTATGGTGTCGGTTTTTTACGCCAAAGGGGACGGCGAGAGCTTCAGTTTTTGGCCGCCCAACAGCCCCTTCCTCTAA
- a CDS encoding acetyl-coenzyme A synthetase, giving the protein MVVMLAIHVRLLQNYHCYQVRLLQHFGLAQSSNLAAPFILFRRGANLSILSATMNEGIERATEMESREIYPPEAISQGHVKPHIDGFAEYQRLYKQSITNPNEFWARMAREHLTWQRDFQTVMTGSFRHGDVAWFLEGQLNAAYNMVDRHMAKHANSPAVIFEADEPGEGYTLTYSELLREVCKLAHVLRDMGVRKGDTVVIYMPVIPEAIIAFLAVVRIGAVHSAVFAGFSASALRDRILDARCKVVITADEARRGGKTIGLKGIVDLALQGHDDCCVAHVLVYKRTGAAAAAANDVPFTPGRDLWWHQEVEKWPPYMAPETVNSEDPLFLLYTSGSTGKPKGVLHSTAGYLLGAAVSGKYAFDVHDGGRYFCAGDFGWITGHTYAVYAPLLLGVATVVFEGTPTYPSASRCWDIISAHGVTHFYTAPTALRLLKRAAGSDGDVPRMPTLRVLGSVGEPIAPEVWKWYFEVVGKGRAHVVDTYFQTETGSHAITPLAGVTPVKPGSASLPFFGIAPAILDPISGREILTRGVEGVLVFKQPWPSMARTVRGAHQRFMDTYLRVYDDVYFTGDLATCDHDGHYWIRGRVDDVVNVSGHRLSTAEIEAALLEHPAVAESAAIAVPDDVTGQAVNAFVSVKDDSGGELDGLQKEFILQVRKCIGPFAAPKQIYVVPDLPKTRSGKIMRRVLRKILLGEVHADQLGDMSTLINPTAVDVIIAAVHGTGK; this is encoded by the exons ATGGTGGTGATGCTTGCTATACATGTACGGTTGTTACAAAATTACCATTGTTACCAAGTACGTTTGTTACAGCATTTTGGTCTCGCACAGTCAAGCAATCTCGCCGCACCTTTTATTTTGTTCAGAAGAGGAGCCAACCTATCGATACTGTCAGCAACAATGAACGAGGGAATCGAGCGAGCAACAGAAATGGAATCCAGGGAAATCT ATCCTCCAGAGGCCATATCTCAGg GACATGTCAAGCCTCATATTGATG GGTTTGCCGAATACCAGCGCCTGTACAAGCAGTCTATTACCAACCCCAACGAGTTCTGGGCGAGGATGGCTCGGGAACACCTCACATGGCAGCGAGACTTCCAGACGGTTATGACGGGCTCCTTTCGCCATGGCGATGTGGCCTGGTTCCTCGAAGGGCAGCTCAACGCAGCCTACAACATGGTCGACCGCCACATGGCAAAGCACGCCAACAGCCCCGCCGTCATCTTCGAAGCCGACGAGCCGGGCGAGGGCTACACCTTGACCTACAGCGAGCTCCTCCGCGAGGTCTGCAAGCTGGCCCACGTATTGAGAGACATGGGGGTGAGGAAAGGGGACACGGTCGTCATCTACATGCCCGTCATCCCCGAGGCCATTATCGCCTTCCTCGCCGTCGTCCGGATCGGTGCCGTCCACTCGGCCGTCTTTGCGGGCTTCTCGGCCAGCGCCCTGCGCGACCGCATCCTGGACGCCCGATGCAAAGTCGTCATCACCGCCGACGAGGCGAGGCGTGGCGGCAAGACCATCGGCCTCAAAGGAATCGTGGACCTCGCGCTGCAGGGCCACGACGATTGCTGCGTCGCACACGTCCTTGTCTACAAGAGGACcggcgctgccgctgccgccgccaacgACGTACCCTTCACGCCGGGCCGTGATCTGTGGTGGCACCAAGAGGTGGAAAAATGGCCGCCGTACATGGCACCCGAGACCGTCAACTCGGAAGACCCCCTCTTCCTGCTCTACACCTCGGGCTCGACCGGAAAACCCAAGGGCGTGCTGCACAGCACGGCCGGCTACCTCCTGGGCGCGGCCGTCTCGGGGAAATACGCATTCGACGTGCACGACGGCGGCCGCTACTTTTGCGCCGGCGACTTCGGCTGGATCACCGGCCACACCTATGCCGTGTACGCCCCGCTCCTCCTGGGCGTCGCGACCGTCGTTTTCGAGGGCACCCCGACGTacccgagcgcctcgcgctgcTGGGATATCATATCGGCGCACGGCGTGACGCACTTTTACACGGCCCCCACGGCGCTAAGGCTGCTCAAGCGCGCGGCCGGGAGCGACGGTGACGTGCCCCGCATGCCGACGTTGAGGGTTCTAGGGTCGGTCGGGGAGCCGATCGCGCCCGAGGTGTGGAAATGGTACTTTGAGGTGGTTGGCAAGGGCAGGGCACACGTTGTGGAC ACATACTTCCAAACCGAGACTGGGTCGCACGCCATAACCCCCTTGGCCGGGGTGACACCCGTCAAGCCAGGCAGCGCATCCCTCCCCTTCTTTGGCATCGCCCCGGCGATACTGGATCCCATCTCCGGCCGCGAGATCCTTACCAGGGGCGTCGAGGGCGTCTTGGTCTTTAAACAACCCTGGCCAAGCATGGCCCGCACCGTCAGGGGCGCCCACCAGCGGTTTATGGACACCTACTTGAGGGTTTATGATGACGTCTAT TTCACCGGCGACCTGGCCACCTGCGATCACGACGGACACTACTGGATCCGCGGGCGCGTCGATGACGTCGTCAACGTCAGCGGCCATCGCCTCTCGACGGCCGAGATCGAGGCCGCACTGCTCGAGCATCCCGCCGTGGCCGAATCCGCGGCCATCGCCGTCCCCGACGACGTGACCGGTCAGGCCGTCAACGCGTTCGTGTCCGTCAAGGACGACAGCGGCGGGGAGCTCGACGGTCTGCAAAAGGAGTTCATCCTGCAGGTCAGAAAATGCATCGGGCCGTTTGCGGCTCCCAAACAGATATACGTCGTGCCTGATCTGCCCAAGACGCGGAGCGGCAAGATCATGCGTCGTGTGCTCAGAAAGATCCTGCTTGGCGAGGTGCATGCGGATCAGCTTGGAGACATGTCCACG CTCATTAATCCTACTGCGGTGGATGTGATTATCGCTGCTGTCCATGGGACTGGGAAATAG
- a CDS encoding mitochondrial protein cyt-4, producing the protein MLTSRLRPFVCWQCVARGASNSLSPTGSSLRRPTVSKTLASCKNLSTSSSYKRNSLSSLFNELDSVKSKSESDDAHGRVDSLLEGEIPEWLPTRERLKAWDAANPQGQITSIHDILVPSKKQDTMNNAFQAKSSQHNEMDPDMEEDADQEQGRHPLGDDFQANSIFINPGDLIEARGGSRMAPLLAVFICQREGVYYFYCSDGSLYRRLRPKTNFVAPGFATEAEMAPIKDRLPPLGTPISGNLGGMKAADEAPSREHGEALLNKMAQFARDADLVLQENHHKLDEPYPILAQKDLAYITAHEAAEHLLSDKTRGPDGEFPAAAIYAVQRAIKSCEIGIRIFEGAIFDMKSCIFEILPPDEMKCIQAVEKMVRELYADPMALQDTAEGQKRLMKHKLGAFIVRARRQIDRYRTERQFKGEWPIIGLDQRQDQKKDLTAEPWLSPQDQQIMSFLHLWAAKQAFAIDARTNVFGSQILRAIGRYGETEFLGKAIGWQFLQEVGWILPWDVHTRHTRAVPGTKPDRAGGLVNDLASLAIEKSAHDPYPGSRKDWGDLTAFAIDDAKTEDIDDAVSVERTSTAGQYWIHVHVADVASIVRPNSAHAQYAEKLSETHYYPGHFARMLPDLGILQHLSLAPGSRALTFSGLVNEKGELLECKITPGILRKVVNIEPAEVAKVCPQTPQPETTNGSALTLCVGQRSGSFYTPTNKKIKSADDLDAHEVEDLKLLDRLATSYYLRRLENHASPDRTFKREYRVAPEIWPASTQFERASDGTFRSSGDIAINVGIQSDAAGQVSNLVTNSMILAGEIAGRWCEDRGIPVPYRTMPQATMNIDVLLPWVKNHFYPLLEANETPAPEHYALIKQLAGPALLSTNPGLHFWLGLKHYVKVTSPLRRYLDIVAHFQIHAALAEEARTGKTLQAPREGEEHSFLPFTRADLAAKLPLLAMRESRVRALSMGGPSGQKEYIYQALARAFYFNEAPLPSTFEFHIVESMSTRHLRGMLPGLWNLLADLPYGDLNGVVKSPLDLVKGDVLEVKLTRVAPLAMLLEVEAVRPVRVGGEDVVDEHGSSAAADGEAIADADAPAVSGQVSA; encoded by the exons ATGCTTACATCCAGGCTCAGACCTTTTGTCTGTTGGCAATGTGTCGCTCGTGGCGCCTCCAACAGCCTCTCCCCCACTGGCAGTTCTTTGCGCCGGCCTACCGTTAGCAAAACTCTTGCCTCTTGCAAGAACCTTTCGACCAGCTCCTCTTACAAACGCAACTCGCTATCTTCG CTATTCAACGAACTCGACAGTGTCAAATCAAAATCGGAAAGTGACGATGCTCATGGCCGCGTTGACTCGCTGCTCGAGGGTGAAATACCCGAGTGGCTTCCCACGCGCGAACGGCTAAAGGCTTGGGATGCGGCAAATCCTCAAGGCCAAATCACCTCGATCCACGACATCCTCGTGCCAtcaaaaaaacaagacaCCATGAACAACGCATTTCAGGCCAAGTCTAGCCAGCACAATGAGATGGATCCAGACATGGAAGAGGATGCCGATCAGGAACAAGGCCGTCATCCACTCGGCGACGACTTTCAGGCCAACTCTATATTCATAAACCCTGGTGACCTGATCGAGGCCCGGGGTGGATCCAGAATGGCTCCGCTGCTGGCCGTGTTCATATGCCAGCGCGAAGGAGTCTACTACTTTTACTGCAGCGATGGCAGTCTCTACAGGCGCTTGAGGCCCAAGACGAATTTTGTGGCTCCTGGGTTTGCTACCGAAGCCGAGATGGCTCCCATCAAGGATCGACTGCCTCCACTAGGCACGCCAATATCGGGAAACTTGGGTGGGATGAAGGCGGCTGACGAAGCCCCATCTCGCGAACATGGCGAGGCCCTGCTAAACAAGATGGCCCAGTTTGCGCGGGATGCAGATCTTGTGTTGCAAGAAAATCACCACAAGCTGGACGAACCATATCCCATCCTTGCTCAGAAAGATCTCGCATACATTACTGCTCATGAGGCTGCAGAGCACCTCTTGAGTGACAAAACTAGGGGTCCTGATGGCGAATTCCCTGCTGCCGCCATCTATGCCGTTCAGCGGGCAATCAAAAGTTGTGAGATTGGCATCCGTATCTTTGAGGGTGCTATATTCGACATGAAGAGTTGTATCTTTGAAATCCTTCCACCGGATGAGATGAAATGTATCCAGGCCGTTGAAAAGATGGTCCGCGAGCTTTATGCCGATCCAATGGCCTTGCAGGACACTGCGGAAGGGCAGAAGCGACTTATGAAACACAAGCTCGGTGCTTTCATCGTCAGGGCACGTCGACAAATTGACCGGTATCGCACGGAGCGCCAGTTTAAGGGTGAATGGCCTATTATAGGACTGGATCAACGCCAAGACCAGAAGAAGGATTTGACAGCAGAACCTTGGCTCTCGCCTCAGGACCAGCAAATAATGAGCTTTTTGCACCTGTGGGCCGCCAAGCAAGCCTTCGCTATCGATGCCAGGACAAATGTGTTTGGCTCCCAGATTCTCCGGGCCATCGGTCGGTACGGCGAGACGGAATTCTTGGGCAAAGCTATTGGCTGGCAGTTCCTGCAAGAAGTTGGATGGATCCTGCCTTGGGATGTGCATACACGCCATACTAGAGCCGTACCCGGCACGAAGCCCGACAGAGCAGGCGGTCTCGTCAATGACCTAGCTTCGTTGGCCATCGAGAAATCCGCACACGATCCCTACCCTGGAAGTCGCAAAGACTGGGGCGATTTGACGGCTTTCGCAATAGACGATGCCAAAACAGAAGACATTGATGATGCCGTCTCTGTCGAACGTACTTCGACAGCGGGCCAGTATTGGATACATGTGCACGTTGCCGACGTTGCTTCGATCGTGCGGCCCAACTCTGCGCATGCCCAATATGCGGAGAAGTTGAGCGAAACTCATTACTACCCTGGCCACTTTGCACGCATGCTTCCCGACTTGGGCATATTACAACATCTCTCGCTCGCCCCCGGTAGTCGGGCCCTCACCTTTAGTGGTCTAGTCAACGAAAAAGGAGAACTTCTTGAATGCAAGATCACTCCCGGAATTCTGCGAAAGGTTGTCAATATTGAGCCTGCAGAAGTTGCCAAGGTTTGCCCTCAAACGCCGCAACCCGAGACGACGAACGGATCGGCTTTGACCCTCTGCGTCGGCCAACGGTCCGGCTCGTTCTATACGCCAACCAACAAAAAGATCAAGTCGGCGGATGACCTCGATGCCCACGAGGTTGAAGACTTGAAGCTCCTCGACCGCCTTGCAACCAGCTATTACCTTCGACGGCTTGAAAACCACGCCAGCCCAGATCGGACTTTTAAGAGGGAATACAGAGTGGCCCCTGAGATCTGGCCGGCAAGCACGCAATTTGAACGAGCCTCCGATGGTACCTTCCGTTCGTCTGGTGATATAGCCATTAATGTGGGCATACAGTCTGATGCTGCTGGTCAAGTGTCCAATCTTGTTACGAATTCTATGATTCTCGCCGGTGAGATTGCAGGCCGCTGGTGTGAGGATCGCGGAATCCCTGTGCCGTATCGCACCATGCCCCAGGCGACGATGAATATTGACGTTCTCTTACCTTGGGTCAAGAACCACTTTTATCCTCTACTTGAGGCCAATGAGACGCCCGCACCAGAACACTACGCACTCATCAAACAGCTCGCGGGCCCTGCGCTACTTTCGACCAATCCTGGCCTGCATTTCTGGCTCGGCCTGAAGCACTATGTCAAGGTCACGTCACCGTTGCGCCGGTATCTGGACATTGTCGCTCACTTTCAGATCCATGCAGCACTGGCCGAAGAGGCCCGCACAGGCAAAACGCTTCAGGCGCCACGAGAGGGGGAAGAGCACTCCTTTCTGCCATTCACCCGCGCCGACCTGGCCGCCAAGCTGCCACTTCTCGCGATGCGGGAGTCCAGGGTCCGCGCGCTGTCGATGGGCGGTCCATCTGGGCAGAAAGAATACATCTATCAGGCCCTCGCACGCGCCTTTTACTTTAACGAGGCGCCACTGCCATCCACGTTTGAGTTTCACATTGTCGAGTCCATGTCAACACGGCATCTGCGCGGCATGCTCCCAGGGTTGTGGAACCTTTTGGCCGATCTGCCCTACGGCGACCTGAACGGAGTAGTCAAGTCGCCTCTAGATCTGGTCAAGGGCGATGTCCTCGAGGTCAAGCTGACCCGGGTCGCGCCCCTCGCTATGCTGCTGGAGGTCGAGGCTGTGAGGCCGGTGAGAGTTGGCGGTGAGGATGTAGTGGATGAGCATGGCAGTTCGGCTGCTGCGGACGGCGAGGCCATTGCTGATGCGGATGCTCCAGCCGTCTCTGGACAGGTGTCGGCGTGA